TCTTGCCTTGCCGGGGAGCCTCGCTTAAGCCCGCAACGGCGGTTTCGCCGCGAGAATCCGCGGCGCGCAGACGGCAGGGCGACCATGCACGACATTCGCTGGATCAGGGACAATCCGCAGGCCTTCGACGCCGCGCTCGTCGCGCGCGGACGTGGGCCGCTGGCATCCTCCCTCATCGCGCTCGATGACGCCCGCAAGGCCGCCGTCTCGGCTCTCCAGGCCGGCCAGGAGCGTCGCAACGCCGCCTCGAAGGAGATCGGCCAGGCCATGGGCCAGAAGGACATGGCCCGTGCCGATGCCCTGAAGGCCGAGGTTGCTGCCCTCAAGGACCGCATGGCCGAGGCCGAGGCCGCCGAGAAGGCGGCGAGCGCCGAGCTCACCGCGGCTCTCGAGGTCATTCCCAACCTGCCGCTTGCCGACGTTCCGGTCGGCCCGGACGAGACCGCCAATGTCGAGCGCCATCGCTTCGGCACGCCGCGGGTCATCGCCGCGCCGAAGGAGCATTTCGAGCTCGGCGAGGCCCTCGGCCAGATGGATTTCGAGGCGGCCGCCAAGCTGTCCGGCGCCCGCTTCGTGGTGCTCAAGAGCAAGCTCGCCCGCATGGAGCGCGCTCTCGCCCAGTTCATGCTCGACCTGCACACCGACACCCACGGCTACACCGAGGTGAACCCGCCGGTGCTCGTCCGTGATCCTGCGGTCTATGGCACCGGCCAGTTGCCCAAGGCGGCGGAGGACATGTTCGTCACCCGCGAGGGCCTCTGGCTGACCCCCACCGCCGAGGTGACGCTGACCAACCTCGTGGCGCAGGAGATCGTCGCCGAGGACGCGCTGCCGATGCGCCTCACCGCCGCGACCCAGTGCTTCCGCTCGGAAGCCGGCGCCGCCGGCCGCGACACGCGCGGCATGCTGCGCCAGCACCAGTTCCTGAAGGTGGAGCTCGTCTCCATTACCACGCCCGACCAGGCCCTCGACGAGCATGAGCGCATGCTCGCCTGCGCCGAGGAGGTGCTGAAGCGCCTCGACCTGCATTACCGCGTCGTCACGCTCTGCACCGGCGACATGGGCTTCTCGGCCCGCAAGACCTATGACATCGAGGTCTGGCTGCCCGGTCAGAAGGCCTTCCGCGAGATTTCGTCCTGCTCGGTCTGCGGCGACTTCCAGGCCCGCCGCATGAATGCCCGCTATCGGCCGAAGGCCACCGACAACAAGCAGCCCGCGCCGCAGTTCGTCCACACGCTCAACGGTTCGGGGACCGCGGTCGGCCGCGCCCTCATCGCCGTGATGGAGACCTACCAGCAGGATGGCGGCGCCATCGCCGTGCCCGCCGTGCTCCAGCCCTATATGGGCGGCCTCACCCTTATCGAGAAAGCCTGATGCGCATCCTTGTCACCAATGACGACGGCATCCACGCGCCGGGCCTGCTCGCCGCCGAGCGCATCGCCCGCACGCTCTCCGACGACGTCTGGGTGGTCGCGCCCGAGACGGACCAGTCCGGCGTCTCGCACTCCCTGTCGCTGAACGATCCGCTGCGGCTGCGCGAGGTCGGCGAGAAGCGCTACGCGGTGAAGGGCACGCCCACCGATTGCGTGATCATGGCGGTGAAGCACATCCTGGCGGGGGAGGGGCCCGACCTCGTCCTCTCCGGCGTCAATCGCGGCCAGAACGTCGCCGAGGACGTCGGCTATTCCGGCACCATCGCGGGGGCCATGGAGGGCACGATCCTCGGCATTCCGTCGGTGGCGCTGTCGCAGTCCTACGGTCCCGAGAGCCGCCATCAGGTGCCCTACGAGACCGCCGAGGCCCATGCCCCCGGCATCATCCGCACCATCCTCGAGGAGGGGCTGCGTCCCGGCTCGCTCATCAACGTCAATTTCCCCAATCGCAGCCCCGACCAGGTGCGCGGCATCCGCGTGACCGCGCAGGGGCGGCGCGACCAGGAGATCCTGACGATCGACCCGCGCCATGACGGCCGCGGCAATCCCTATTACTGGATCGCCTTCGTGCGAAACCGCCATCGCATCGAGAACGGCACCGACCTCTGGGCCCTCGCCGAGGGCTATGTCTCGGTGACGCCGCTCGAGATCAACATGACCGACGAGCCGACCATGACGCGCCTCGCGGCGGTCTTCGCCGGCGACCGGGCGCCCGGGACCTGAGGCGGCGATGAACGCGGCGCCGGGACCGGATCATTTTCGTGCCGCTGCCGCTTTCGTCCTCATGCTGCGGCAGGCGGGCCTGTCCGACCGCCGCGTGCTCAACGCCATGGAGCAGGTGCCGCGCGTGCCGTTCCTCGACGAGGGGCATTTCGCGCTCGCCGACGAGGATGTGGCGCTGCCCATCGCCATGGGCCAGAGCGTCCTGCGCCCGACTCTCATCGCCGCCATGCTGGACGCGCTCGATGTCGCCCCGCACCACCGCG
The sequence above is a segment of the Phreatobacter oligotrophus genome. Coding sequences within it:
- the serS gene encoding serine--tRNA ligase; amino-acid sequence: MHDIRWIRDNPQAFDAALVARGRGPLASSLIALDDARKAAVSALQAGQERRNAASKEIGQAMGQKDMARADALKAEVAALKDRMAEAEAAEKAASAELTAALEVIPNLPLADVPVGPDETANVERHRFGTPRVIAAPKEHFELGEALGQMDFEAAAKLSGARFVVLKSKLARMERALAQFMLDLHTDTHGYTEVNPPVLVRDPAVYGTGQLPKAAEDMFVTREGLWLTPTAEVTLTNLVAQEIVAEDALPMRLTAATQCFRSEAGAAGRDTRGMLRQHQFLKVELVSITTPDQALDEHERMLACAEEVLKRLDLHYRVVTLCTGDMGFSARKTYDIEVWLPGQKAFREISSCSVCGDFQARRMNARYRPKATDNKQPAPQFVHTLNGSGTAVGRALIAVMETYQQDGGAIAVPAVLQPYMGGLTLIEKA
- the surE gene encoding 5'/3'-nucleotidase SurE; this translates as MRILVTNDDGIHAPGLLAAERIARTLSDDVWVVAPETDQSGVSHSLSLNDPLRLREVGEKRYAVKGTPTDCVIMAVKHILAGEGPDLVLSGVNRGQNVAEDVGYSGTIAGAMEGTILGIPSVALSQSYGPESRHQVPYETAEAHAPGIIRTILEEGLRPGSLINVNFPNRSPDQVRGIRVTAQGRRDQEILTIDPRHDGRGNPYYWIAFVRNRHRIENGTDLWALAEGYVSVTPLEINMTDEPTMTRLAAVFAGDRAPGT